Genomic DNA from Oreochromis aureus strain Israel breed Guangdong linkage group 2, ZZ_aureus, whole genome shotgun sequence:
GCTACAGAAAGCTCTAGACCGAGAAACACAACCTACTCTTAATCTTACCGTGACTGCTGTCGACAGCGGAAACCCACCCAAGTCAGGAACATTGCAAATCATTATAAATGTCTTAGACATTAATGACAACGCTCCGGTTTTCAGTAGCGCTTTGTATAAAACACAGATTCATGAAAATCTTCCAATGGGTAaaacaattatatttttaaatgcaacAGACGCAGATGACGGATTAAATGCTGAAACTGAATATTCTTTTAGAAGTAAAGGTCAGgatcatgttttaaatgtatttcaaaTAGACTCTAAAACGGGAGCGATTTCAGTTAAAGGTAAAATCGATTACGAAGAAAATCCTGCATTTGAGATTCATGCTGAGGCCACTGACAAAGGCCAGCCTCCGATGTCTGCTCATTGTAAAGTGTTGGTAGAAGTGCTGGATCTAAATGACAATGCTCCTGAGATCACGGTGACGTCACTACTAAATACAGTGAAAGAAGACGCGGAAGTAGGTGCAGCCATTGCACTTGTCTCGGTTTTGGATAAAGATAGTGGGAATAACGGGGCAGTGAAAGCTGTGATTGCAAGTAAGACTCCATTTAAATTGGACACAAACTACAGAAATTATTACTCTTTAGTAGTTAATGGTCCGCTTGACAGAGAAACTACAGACGAGTACAATGTTACTATAATAGCAACTGATGAAGGAGCTCCTCCTCTCTCCAGCACCAGCATAATTAGCGTTCATGTCTCTGATGTCAATGACAACTCGCCTCGCTTCTCTGATCCGATACTTAATATTTATGTTAAAGAGAACAGTCCAGTAGGAGCAGTCATTAAAACTCTGACTGCAACTGATGCTGATGTCGATAAAAATGGTCAAGTGAgctattcttttttaaaaagtagcaGTGACTCACTACCGTTTCCTACAATGATTAACATCAACTCAGAGTCAGGAGATATAATCAGCCTGCAGTCTTTTAATTACGAGGAGTTAAAAACATTCCAGTTTAAAGTTCAGGCCACAGACTCTGGTGTTCCTCCGCTCAGCAGCAACGTGACTGTCAACGTTTTAATCCTGGATGAAAATGACAACAGTCCCACGATTCTCGCGCCATATTCTGAGCACGGCTCCGTTAACAGTGAGAGCATCCCCTATTCTGCTGAAGCGGGATACTTTGTGGCAAAGATCAGGGCTGTAGACGCAGACTCTGGATACAATGCGCTGCTTTCTTATCACCTGTCTGAGCCCAAAGGAAACAACCTGTTCAGGATCGGAACCAGCACCGGGGAGATCAGGACTAAGAGGAGAATGAGTGACAATGACCTCAAAACTCACCCCTTGGTGGTCTTGGTCTCTGATAATGGAGAACCCTCCCTGTCAGCTACTGTGTCTAttgatgtggtggtagttgaaAGCACGGCTGAAATCCAGACTCAGTTCAGACATGTGCCTGTAAAGGAGGACAGCTTCTCGGATTTGAACCTGTATCTACTGATCGCCATTGTGTCGGTGTCCGTCATCTTTCTGCTCAGCCTCATCACTTTAATAGCAGTCAGATGCCACAGGACAGACGGCACTTTCAGCAGGTACAGCGCCCCCATGATCACCACCCACCCTGACGGGAGCTGGTCTTACTCTAAAGCTACTCAGCAGTATGACGTGTGTTTCAGCTCAGACACGCTCAAGAGTGACGTAGTGGTTTTCCCCGCCTCGTTTCCACCTGTAGATGCAGAACTGATCAGTATTAACGGAGGAGACACTTTTACTAGGACTCAGACTTTACCTAGCAAAGAGAAGGTAAGAAATTAGCAAAAACAATGCAATGCATAAATTCATGCCTAAGACCTTAGGTAATCtccctgttttgtttctttgttgttcttgtttttaagtGGAATATGTTAGTAGTAAATTCACAAACTATTTaaagatgtgattttttttttttttatcggttTGGAGTTGAGTTGAAATGTACAGTTGTTAATAAGCCAAAATAAACAAAGTTCATGAGCCTTTCAAGTTTCGACAGAACGTTATTGTCGTTATCCGTGGTGCTGAAATCAGAAAGGTGCGTGTTGCCGGTCATTTGGAGGGTGCATCAGGGGACTTAATTGGGGCACGGTCGACAAAGACAAGTGTTTTTCCCTGGAAACTTGGCATACAATTCATGATAGATCTTTTTATTTAGTGGAGAATGGTGTAAAGTTTCTTTTATCACATTTAGGAAGGCAATTCAACCGCTTATTCAATCACCTTCGCTCTCATACTTTAGAAATTaggaaaatgtgtttattttatgtcaTAATAGTAGTAAGTTCTTGCTGTATCTTTCTGGTGTCGAAATATTTTCAATAAGGTCTGTCAATTCTAACTCGTGTACTTTTAGGCGGGGTATCACCAAGAGGAaacttgtgattttttttctttgttaactGAGAATTAATCAgaatgggaaaaggaaaaaaaaaatcctttgaaATGCACCATAACATATAAGTTAACAGGGTTATGTTCATAATTAATGAGAAGTTGATCGCCTTGGACGGGTGGGTAGTCATTTAATTGTTGCTGTTCCTAAAGCTTAAATGCAGTTATTTTACATTACCAGATGGCGGCACTGAAGACCATGGCATCTAGATGTAATTTCTAAAGGCATAAGACTCCACCCAGAAACAGAGGATGATCTTTCTCTGGGCTTTGTAACAAAGAGgcgcagagcgagagagaaagggCGAAAAATTTATCAGGCTGACTTGTGGTTGCCTTTGTTTGCGGATATCTGACGGTTGGTGGTGGACACAATGTGTGCCTGATTTCGGTGGATTTAATCATGCATTTCCCAACAAAAACAGATATTTTGCGGGCTTATTCTGTGGCCGTGCTGCTGAATTATTGCTGGGAAGCGGTGTCTGGACAGCTCTCGTACTCTGTATCGGAGGAGGTAAATATTGGGACATCtgttggaaatattgccaaagatCTAAATCTCAATGTACAGGATTTAGAGTCTCGTAAGTTTCAGATTGTTAGTGGATCACAGAAGAAGTATTTCGATGTGAATTTAAAAACGGGTGTTCTTTATGTCAGTGAAAGAATCGACCGCGAGGAGCTTTGTGGTAGGGCTTCAAAATGTACTGTCAATGTAGAGGCGGTGATCAACGTCCCCCTGAAGCTTTATCGCTTAGAGATAAACATAAAAGATATAAACGACAACGCACCTGTTTTCTCTGAGAAGCTGCAATCGCTTGATGTTCCAGAAAATACTTTACCGGGAGTCAAATTTGGACTGATAGAGGCATCAGATTTGGATGTCGGTAAGAACGGTGTTAATACATATAAACTTAGTAATAACGATTATTTTTCATTAGAAATTCACAAAGGAGAAGACAGCGTGTCTGCTGAGTTAGTACTGCAGAAATCGTTAGACAGAGAGCAGGATTCTGTTATAAAACTCACGCTGACTGCAGTAGACGGAGGAAACCCACCCAAGTCAGGGACATCGCTTATTATCATTTCCGTGATGGATACTAATGACAACCATCCCGTGTTCAGTAGGTCTTTGTACAAAATTAAAATTCCTGAAAACTTGCCCAGTGGGTCTACAGTGCTTACGCTGAATGCAACAGACACAGATGAGGGTTCAAACAGTGAAACTGAATACTCTTTGAGAAAAAAAGGCCAAGATCATATTTTAGATTTATTTGAAATTGATTCAAAAACGGGAGCGATTTCAGTTAAAGGTAAAGTCGATTATGAAGAAAATCGTGCATTTGAGATCCATGCGGAGGCAAGTGACAAGGGCCAGCCTCCGATGTCTGCTCATTGTAAGGTGTTGGTAGAAGTACTGGATTTAAATGACAATGCTCCTGAGATCATGGTGACGTCACTACTAAATACAGTGAAAGAAGACGCGGAAGTAGGTGCAGCCATTGCACTTGTCTCGGTTTTGGATAAAGATAGTGGGAATAACGGGGCAGTGAAAGCTGTGATTGCAAGTAAGACTCCATTTAAATTGGACACAAACTACAGAAATTATTACTCTTTAGTAGTTAATGGTCCGCTTGACAGAGAAACTACAGACGAGTACAATGTTACTATAATAGCAACTGATGAAggagcctctctctctccagcaCCAGCATAATTAGCGTTCATGTCTCTGATGTCAATGACAACTCGCCTCGCTTCTCTGATCCGATACTTAATATTTATGTTAAAGAGAACAGTCCAGTAGGAACAGTCATTAAAACTCTGACTGCAACTGATGCTGATGTCAATAAAAATGGTCAAGTGAGCTATTCTTTCTTAAAAAGTAGCAGTGACTCACTACCGTTTCCTACAATGATTAACATCAACTCAGAAACAGGAGATATAATCAGCCTGCAGTCTTTTAACTATGAGGAGTTAAAAACATTCCAGTTTAAAGTTCAGGCCACAGACTCTGGTGTTCCTCCGCTCAGCAGCAACGTCACTGTCAACGTTTTAATCCTGGATGAAAATGACAACAGTCCCACGATTCTCGCGCCATATTCACAGCACGGCTCCGTTAACAGTGAGAGCATCCCCTATTCTGCTGAAGCGGGATACTTTGTGGCAAAGATCAGGGCTGTAGACGCAGACTCTGGATACAATGCGCTGCTTTCTTTTCACCTGTCTGAGCCCAAAGGAAACAACCTGTTCAGGATTGGAACCAGCACCGGGGAGATCAGGACTAAGAGGAGAATGAGTGACAATGACCTCAAAACTCACCCCTTGGTGGTCTTGGTCTCTGATAACGGAGAACCCTCCCTGTCAGCTACTGTGTCTATTGATGTGGTGGTGGTTGAAAGCACGGCTGAAATCCAGACTCAGTTCAGACATGTGCCTGTAAAGGAGGACAGCTTCTCGGATTTGAACCTGTATCTGCTGATCGCCATTGTGTCGGTGTCCGTCATCTTTCTGCTCAGCCTCATCAGTTTAATTGCAGTTAGATGCCACAGGACAGACGGCACTTTCAGCAGGTACAGCGCCCCCATGATCACCACCCACCCTGACGGGAGCTGGTCTTACTCTAAAGCTACTCAGCAGTATGACGTGTGTTTCAGCTCAGACACGCTCAAGAGTGACGTAGTGGTTTTCCCCGCCCCGTTTCCACCTGTAGATGGAGAACTGATCAGTATTAACGGAGGAGACACTTTTACCAGGACTCAGACTTTACCTAACAAAGAAAAGGTAAGCGCACATTGGTCTTAAAAATTCTGCAATGTTATTTAGTGTGCAAAACTACGATCGAGACCCGAGTATGAATCAATAGGGTTTCACCcgaattaaattaaaagaacTTCATTGCCACGGAAAAAAATGGGGATAAATCCAGTTCAAGTtaactaataaaataaatcacttgGATATATTTTGTTAGGCTTCTTTTATACATACTAATAGTTAGTGGTATTTACTTCTAGCAAAAGATGTGCAGATTTTGAATCATGCCCTACATGTTGTTCTTCATAGTACTGAACGGACGATTATGCACGATGTCAACATGCTGGGCAGTTATACTGTACTTTACTGTACTAGTTGCCCGGACACCGTTAACATCTAGAATATTTATTTCTAAGCGACTATACTAGTTTAAATAATGTCTCGCTAAACATGTGTTCGAGTATTCATATCCTTTGTTAACCTTAACAGGTTGGACCCATGTTTATTCAAAACAATTctgaaaaaaaactctttttacttagcttgattctgttcatttctgAGTTTTGTattgtgaatattttaattGTCTCACTCATGTAGAAGGTATCATTTATTACACTATGTGTCTATGAGAGTTCATTCATAAATTTTTATGAatgtatgaatttaaaaaaactgaatgaGAACAGTATTCAGAATAATGCCAGAATGGCAGCACGTCATGGTTATTGTTCCGCAAAACACACAACTGTTTAGCTAGATAATAAAGGAAACTTAATTTCCTGATATTGAATGTACTTCTTGAAAATGTCCACACGGGGACATTGTAGACCATCAGATTTGAATTTCATCTCTGGTGTCTCGGACTCCTCCCAGAGTATATTTCTCTGGAATTCAGACAAAGAGAATCAGAGGGCGAAAGAGAACGGCGCGACAACCATTTTCTGGTTCATGGGAGATGAGCCAAAAAGCATCACTCTCATGTCTTACTCTATTTAATTGTTTGACTTTCTTAATGTAATATGCGGGTTTGAATTAATTCTGCTTCCCGCTGAATGTAAGAATGAATATACTGGGTAAATCGAGCTGTATATGGATATATCTCGTCTTCGTGCTGCTGGATTGTTACTGGGAAACGGTTTCTGGGCAGCTCTCTTACTCCGTCTCAGAGGAGGTGAATCTGGGGACTGTTGTCGGAAATGTCGCGAAAGATCTGAGCATCAATGTCCAGGATTTGGAGCCCCGCATGTTTCAAATCGTTGCTGGATCAAAGAGGAAATATTTCGAGGTAAATCTAAAAACTGGAGCCCTCTATGTTAACGGGAGAATAGATCGAGAGGAGCTTTGTGGTAATGACGCCAAATGCTCACTCAGTATAGAAGCTGTTATTAATAATCCGCTGAAACTGTACCGTATGGAAATTACGATTTTAGATGTAAATGATAATTCTCCTTCATTTGAGAGTACGTTGCAATCAATGAACATTACTGAGAGCACAGCGGCGGGAGCAAAATTTCCTCTGCATCAAGCTCACGATGCAGACGTGGGTAAAAACACTGTAAACACCTACAAGCTGAGTCAAAATGAACATTTCTCTCTTGATGCACACAAAGTTCAGGGTGTAACTCCTGAGATGGTGCTTCAGAAAGTTTTAGACAGGGAAAAACAGTCTGTGATTACGCTCACACTGACTGCCATCGATGGGGGAACACCTGCTAAATCCGGAAGCATGACAATAATAGTTAATGTATTGGACAGTAATGATAATCCTCCGGTTTTCAGCCAAAGGTTGTATAAAGCCAGAGTCtatgaaaatgttaaaataggCACATCAATAATTACATTAAATGCGACTGATTTAGATGAAGGACAAAATGGAAAAGTGATATATTCATTTAGTGAAGTCGGTCAGGG
This window encodes:
- the LOC120443570 gene encoding protocadherin alpha-3-like; the protein is MININSESGDIISLQSFNYEELKTFQFKVQATDSGVPPLSSNVTVNVLILDENDNSPTILAPYSEHGSVNSESIPYSAEAGYFVAKIRAVDADSGYNALLSYHLSEPKGNNLFRIGTSTGEIRTKRRMSDNDLKTHPLVVLVSDNGEPSLSATVSIDVVVVESTAEIQTQFRHVPVKEDSFSDLNLYLLIAIVSVSVIFLLSLITLIAVRCHRTDGTFSRYSAPMITTHPDGSWSYSKATQQYDVCFSSDTLKSDVVVFPASFPPVDAELISINGGDTFTRTQTLPSKEKVRN